In Atopobium sp. oral taxon 416, the genomic stretch TGGGCGATGTCTGCGAGGAGTTCCGCTATCTGGGGTCATACCGAGAAATCATTTAGGAGCACACACCTATGGATACATCCAGACACACCTTCGGCCTGATCGGCCATCCCTTGGGACACAGCTGGTCCCCGCTGATCCACAAACAGTTGGGGTCAACCCCCTATGACTTAATCGAGCTGGAACCAGACGAGGTAGAGCCTTTTCTGAAGGAGGGCGACTGGAAGGGGCTCAACGTCACGATCCCTTACAAGGAAAAGGCGGCACAGCTCGCAGATGTCACCACCGAGCGCGTCAAGCGCACCGGAGCGGCCAATACCTTGGTTAAAGACAAGAACGGGCGCATTGTTGCGGAGAACACCGACGTGCTCGGCTTTGAGTATCTACTGGAGCGCTTCTGCACACAGAAACTCTACGCCACCTCTACCAAACAGCTCCTTCAGCACCAGGACGTGTTGGTCTTAGGATCTGGCGGAGCGAGCAAGGCGGTCCAGGCGGCGCTAGAGGATCTAAATGTACACGTGAGTGTGATCTCCCGCAGAGGTGAGGACACCTATGCCACGATCACCCAAAAACATTCCCACGTCTCCCTGATCGTGAACACCACCCCCGTGGGTATGTATCCTAACTGCCCGAAAAGTCCGCTTGATCAGGAGACCCTCGCCGCGTTTCCGGAGCTATTCGGCGTGCTCGATGTGGTCTACAATCCCCGGCGCACCAAACTGTGCATGCTGGCAGAGTCGATACACCTACCCTCGGAGTCCGGCCTCGCGATGCTCATCGCCCAGGCCTTCCATTCAAGCACCCTCTTCCAGGACAAAGACCTCGACGATTCCCTGATTGAAACGATCGAGAATACGATCGTACGGGAAACCGAGAACCTGATCCTGATCGGGATGCCCGGTAGCGGGAAGACCTCAACCGGCAAGCACTTAGCGCACCTGCTGCACCGCCCTTTCCTCGATATGGACCAGGCGTTCACGATGGAGTTCGGGATCAGCCCTGCCACCTTTATCGAAACAAAGGGTGAAGCGAGCTTCAGAGAATTGGAGACGAGCCTGCTTGCCAAGAGCGCTTCACGCCCCGGCATGGTCATCTCCTGCGGCGGAGGTGTCGTTACCCGTCCGGAAAACTATGAGCTGCTCCACCAGAATGGCCGTATCATTATGCTCAACCGACCTCTGATCGGCCTTGAAACCGATGGGCGCCCCATCTCACAGCGTGACGGGATCGCCAAACTCGCCGAGACGCGCATGCCGCTCT encodes the following:
- a CDS encoding shikimate kinase, which produces MDTSRHTFGLIGHPLGHSWSPLIHKQLGSTPYDLIELEPDEVEPFLKEGDWKGLNVTIPYKEKAAQLADVTTERVKRTGAANTLVKDKNGRIVAENTDVLGFEYLLERFCTQKLYATSTKQLLQHQDVLVLGSGGASKAVQAALEDLNVHVSVISRRGEDTYATITQKHSHVSLIVNTTPVGMYPNCPKSPLDQETLAAFPELFGVLDVVYNPRRTKLCMLAESIHLPSESGLAMLIAQAFHSSTLFQDKDLDDSLIETIENTIVRETENLILIGMPGSGKTSTGKHLAHLLHRPFLDMDQAFTMEFGISPATFIETKGEASFRELETSLLAKSASRPGMVISCGGGVVTRPENYELLHQNGRIIMLNRPLIGLETDGRPISQRDGIAKLAETRMPLYRGWADFVIRTTGTPKGDVEAILSRLKSSAD